In Bradyrhizobium erythrophlei, a single genomic region encodes these proteins:
- a CDS encoding glutathione peroxidase has translation MTSIYDFSATSLAGEDTPLRRFEGNVLLIVNTASACGFTPQYKGLEALQQKYGARGFSVLGFPCNQFGRQEPGSAAQIGEFCSSNYAVTFPMFDKIEVNGDNAHPLYQYLRREKSGLLGSAIKWNFTKFLIDRSGKVVGRYAPIATPESLTKDIEALL, from the coding sequence ATGACCTCGATCTACGATTTCAGCGCGACATCGCTCGCCGGCGAAGATACCCCGCTCAGGCGGTTTGAAGGCAACGTGCTTCTGATCGTCAACACCGCGAGCGCCTGCGGATTCACGCCGCAATATAAGGGCCTCGAGGCGTTGCAGCAGAAATACGGCGCACGCGGCTTTTCCGTGCTCGGCTTTCCCTGCAACCAGTTCGGACGGCAGGAGCCGGGCAGCGCGGCGCAGATCGGGGAGTTCTGCTCCTCGAACTACGCCGTCACCTTTCCGATGTTCGACAAGATCGAGGTCAACGGCGACAACGCCCATCCGCTCTATCAATATCTTCGGCGCGAAAAGTCCGGACTGCTCGGTTCCGCGATCAAGTGGAATTTCACCAAATTCCTGATCGACCGTTCGGGCAAGGTGGTCGGGCGTTACGCGCCGATCGCGACGCCGGAATCGCTTACCAAAGACATCGAGGCATTGCTGTGA
- a CDS encoding DUF3297 family protein, translating into MNEKNEAPDQLPDRLSVDPQSPYYNEAVLSRDVGIRFKGVEKKNVEEYCVSEGWIRVTAGNAKDRFGNPLTIKVHGPVEPYFKDEPKA; encoded by the coding sequence GTGAACGAAAAGAACGAAGCGCCGGACCAGTTGCCGGATCGCCTGTCGGTCGATCCCCAGAGCCCCTATTACAACGAGGCGGTGCTTTCGCGCGACGTCGGCATTCGCTTCAAGGGCGTCGAGAAAAAAAATGTCGAGGAATACTGCGTCAGCGAGGGCTGGATTCGCGTCACCGCCGGCAATGCCAAGGATCGTTTCGGCAACCCGCTGACCATCAAGGTGCATGGTCCGGTCGAGCCGTATTTCAAGGATGAGCCGAAGGCCTGA
- a CDS encoding mandelate racemase/muconate lactonizing enzyme family protein, with protein sequence MSVRIIDIQEITKPISSPIRNAYIDFTKMTTSLVAVVTDAVRDGKRVVGYGFNSNGRYGQGGLIRERFAARIKDADPKSLLNDAGDNLDPDKVWATLMSNEKPGGHGERSVAVGTIDMAVWDAVAKIAGKPLFRLLAERHGVSANPRVFVYAAGGYYYPGKDLSMLRAEMRGYLDRGYNVVKMKIGGAPIEEDRTRIEAVLKEIGKDAQLAVDANGRFDLETAIAYAKMLRDYPLFWYEEAGDPLDFQLQAALAEFYPAPMATGENLFSHQDARNLLRYGGMRPDRDWLQFDCALSYGLCEYQRTLEGLKVAGWSPSRCIPHGGHQMSLNIAAGLGLGGNESYPDLFQPYGGFPDGVRVESGHITMPDLPGIGFEGKSDLYREMKALAS encoded by the coding sequence ATGTCCGTTCGCATTATCGACATCCAGGAGATTACAAAACCGATCTCCTCACCGATCCGTAACGCCTATATCGATTTCACCAAGATGACGACGAGCCTGGTTGCCGTCGTTACCGATGCGGTTCGCGACGGCAAGCGCGTCGTCGGCTACGGCTTCAATTCGAACGGCCGTTACGGGCAGGGCGGTCTGATCCGCGAGCGCTTTGCCGCGCGCATCAAGGACGCCGATCCGAAGTCGCTGCTCAACGACGCCGGCGACAACCTCGATCCCGACAAGGTCTGGGCCACGCTGATGTCGAACGAGAAGCCGGGCGGGCACGGCGAGCGCTCGGTCGCGGTCGGCACCATCGATATGGCGGTGTGGGATGCGGTGGCGAAAATTGCGGGCAAGCCGCTGTTTCGCCTGCTTGCCGAACGTCACGGCGTGAGCGCCAATCCGCGCGTCTTCGTCTATGCTGCCGGCGGCTATTATTATCCCGGCAAGGATCTGTCGATGCTGCGCGCGGAAATGCGCGGCTATCTCGACCGCGGTTACAACGTCGTCAAGATGAAGATCGGCGGCGCGCCCATCGAGGAGGATCGCACGCGCATCGAGGCGGTGCTGAAGGAGATCGGCAAGGACGCCCAGCTCGCGGTCGACGCCAACGGCCGCTTCGATCTCGAGACCGCGATCGCCTATGCGAAGATGCTGCGCGACTATCCCTTGTTCTGGTACGAGGAAGCCGGCGATCCGCTCGACTTTCAGCTTCAGGCGGCGCTGGCGGAGTTTTACCCGGCGCCGATGGCGACCGGGGAGAATCTCTTCAGCCACCAGGACGCGCGCAATCTGTTGCGCTATGGCGGCATGCGGCCGGACCGCGACTGGCTGCAATTCGACTGCGCGCTGAGTTACGGGCTCTGCGAATATCAGCGCACGTTGGAGGGGCTCAAGGTGGCCGGCTGGTCTCCAAGCCGCTGCATCCCGCATGGCGGACACCAGATGTCGCTCAATATCGCCGCCGGCCTCGGACTTGGCGGCAATGAAAGCTATCCCGACCTGTTCCAGCCCTATGGCGGCTTCCCCGATGGCGTGCGCGTCGAGAGCGGCCATATCACCATGCCGGATTTGCCCGGCATCGGCTTTGAAGGGAAGTCCGATCTCTACCGCGAGATGAAGGCACTCGCATCGTAA
- a CDS encoding TonB-dependent receptor: MGTVRAPRSLRANAATNFFDERLDGQASRKVSAVAGLVAVASFSSGAEAQQSNLPPVSVDAPVARPKPAASAPTPDQIRARNALRRAARRQQQQAKPEPAVAAPALAPDRDRYADPAAPYKGDRIQASGKFPEPLLNTPKTVTVLTKDVLEDKNATTLKQAILSTAGVTLGSGEGGNAFGDRFFIRGFDARNDVFIDGVRDPGVSVRENFFTEQVEILRGPGSSFAGRGTTGGAINIVTKEAQQEKSFYNMDTTFGTDATKRIVLDVNQIVTPTFAVRAGGMFQDADVAGRNYVTDDRSGGFIATKWTPTDAIKITTDYVHTDLHGIPDFGVPYYRPGAGTSSSNQQFTSTAGAPYPDVGVNRNNFYGFIYRDFFQVQQDIGTVNTEVKLTPDLTFNDKVRVSHSLNNYIGTLPESPSAPIPLSAATFTANPQSRYQTTDVLANQSELTYKFNTGDFKHTLLGGVEVDRETSSIDKYQGFNSELVTGVPFNGSGSVAGQSVFNPSYNFTPFGSAATLLGKPTNLAIDTASGYVLDSVNYRDLVILNGGVRVDDYRLNTSGFGTGALANTFGTQSAEFTMPNFNLGITLKPLPYASVYAAYATSSNPVGAEFDGTSTAYGGVAPVLANSPNQIFGPEKNQAIELGTKWELFNRHLLLTGALFQTNKENAREAYNVSTAATATANCPYMGVTASCIIAGSEYYVRGIDLEAAGKITDKWSIFGGLVLMQSQVTKSNVPPAAMPQPLLYSTNVGLPLANVAHQSFSLLSKYQLTDMWELGGQAVYRSQIYGGQLLAANEGTSIPSYWKFDAFVEAKIDKNWRVKLYVNNITNKLYYDALYQSAAPFVLEAPGRAAYIVVSARY, from the coding sequence ATGGGTACGGTAAGAGCACCGCGTTCGCTGCGTGCGAATGCGGCGACGAACTTCTTTGACGAACGGCTTGACGGCCAGGCGAGCCGCAAGGTCTCCGCGGTAGCGGGACTGGTGGCGGTGGCGTCTTTTTCAAGCGGTGCTGAAGCGCAGCAATCCAATCTTCCGCCGGTCTCCGTTGACGCGCCTGTCGCGCGTCCGAAGCCCGCGGCCAGCGCGCCGACGCCGGACCAGATCAGGGCGCGCAATGCGCTGCGCCGTGCCGCCAGGCGTCAGCAACAGCAGGCCAAGCCCGAACCGGCGGTGGCTGCTCCCGCGCTGGCGCCGGATCGCGATCGCTATGCGGATCCCGCCGCGCCTTACAAGGGCGACCGCATCCAGGCTTCGGGAAAGTTTCCCGAGCCATTGCTGAATACTCCCAAGACGGTGACGGTGCTGACCAAGGACGTCCTGGAAGACAAGAATGCCACCACGCTGAAGCAGGCGATCCTGAGCACGGCGGGCGTGACGCTCGGCAGCGGTGAGGGCGGCAACGCGTTCGGCGACCGCTTCTTCATCCGCGGTTTCGATGCTCGCAACGACGTCTTCATCGACGGCGTGCGCGACCCCGGCGTCAGCGTTCGCGAGAACTTCTTCACCGAGCAGGTCGAGATCCTGCGCGGTCCGGGGTCATCCTTCGCCGGCCGCGGCACCACCGGTGGCGCCATCAACATCGTCACCAAGGAAGCTCAGCAGGAAAAGAGCTTCTACAACATGGATACGACATTCGGCACCGACGCGACCAAGCGGATCGTGCTCGACGTCAACCAGATCGTCACCCCGACCTTTGCCGTTCGCGCCGGCGGCATGTTCCAGGACGCCGACGTGGCGGGCCGCAACTACGTCACCGACGATCGCTCGGGCGGGTTTATCGCGACCAAGTGGACGCCGACCGACGCGATCAAGATCACCACGGACTATGTTCACACCGACCTGCACGGCATTCCCGATTTCGGCGTGCCGTATTACCGGCCGGGCGCCGGAACCTCGTCGAGCAATCAGCAGTTCACCTCGACGGCTGGTGCGCCATATCCGGATGTCGGCGTCAACCGAAACAATTTCTACGGCTTCATCTACCGCGACTTCTTCCAGGTTCAGCAGGACATCGGCACGGTCAACACCGAAGTCAAACTCACGCCCGATCTCACCTTCAACGACAAGGTGCGGGTCTCGCATTCGCTGAACAATTACATCGGCACGTTGCCGGAATCGCCGAGCGCGCCGATCCCGTTGTCGGCTGCGACGTTCACGGCCAATCCGCAGAGCCGATACCAGACGACCGATGTGCTCGCCAACCAGAGCGAATTGACTTACAAATTCAACACCGGCGATTTCAAGCACACGCTGCTCGGCGGCGTCGAAGTCGACCGGGAAACTTCCTCGATCGACAAATATCAAGGGTTCAATTCCGAGCTCGTGACGGGTGTACCATTCAACGGCAGCGGCTCGGTGGCCGGCCAGAGCGTGTTCAATCCATCGTATAATTTCACGCCCTTCGGTTCCGCTGCGACCCTGCTCGGGAAGCCGACCAATCTCGCGATCGACACCGCCAGCGGCTATGTGCTCGACAGTGTCAACTACCGCGACCTCGTCATCCTCAACGGTGGCGTCCGCGTGGACGACTATCGCCTCAACACGTCGGGCTTCGGAACGGGCGCCCTGGCGAATACGTTCGGCACCCAATCGGCCGAGTTCACCATGCCGAACTTCAACCTCGGCATCACGCTGAAGCCGCTGCCCTACGCCAGTGTCTATGCGGCCTACGCAACCTCGTCGAATCCGGTCGGCGCCGAGTTCGACGGCACCAGCACCGCTTATGGCGGCGTCGCTCCCGTTCTCGCCAACAGCCCGAACCAGATCTTTGGGCCTGAAAAGAACCAGGCGATCGAGCTCGGCACCAAGTGGGAATTGTTCAACCGGCATCTGTTGCTGACCGGCGCGTTGTTCCAGACCAACAAGGAAAATGCGCGTGAGGCCTACAACGTCAGCACCGCGGCGACGGCAACGGCCAACTGCCCGTATATGGGGGTGACGGCGTCGTGCATCATCGCCGGGTCGGAATACTATGTCCGTGGTATCGACCTCGAGGCAGCCGGCAAGATCACCGACAAATGGAGCATTTTCGGCGGTCTCGTGCTGATGCAGTCGCAGGTGACCAAATCGAACGTGCCGCCCGCGGCGATGCCGCAGCCGCTGCTGTACAGCACCAACGTCGGCCTGCCGCTCGCCAACGTCGCGCACCAGTCCTTCAGCCTGTTGAGCAAATACCAGCTCACGGATATGTGGGAACTCGGCGGCCAGGCGGTCTATCGCTCGCAGATCTATGGCGGCCAGTTGCTGGCCGCGAACGAGGGCACTTCGATTCCGAGCTACTGGAAGTTCGATGCGTTCGTGGAAGCCAAGATCGACAAGAACTGGAGGGTCAAGCTCTACGTCAACAACATCACCAACAAGCTCTATTACGACGCGCTGTACCAGAGTGCCGCGCCATTCGTGCTGGAGGCGCCGGGACGCGCCGCCTACATCGTCGTATCCGCGAGGTATTGA
- a CDS encoding Fe2+-dependent dioxygenase: MLVCIPNALSKDEVADFRRLMDENAWEDGRSTAGAQSAMVKSNEQLPPDSEVARKLGSRIVSALTSNPRFISAAIPLQIFPPLFNRYRAADGHHFGIHVDNAVRGDRLTGLRIRTDLSVTLFLSEPDEYDGGELVVEDLYGSHEVKLPAGDLVVYPASSLHMVTPVTRGMRVASFFWLQSMIRDAHARSLIFDLDVSIQALVERLGRDDPETVRLTGIYHNLIRVWAEV; this comes from the coding sequence ATGCTGGTTTGCATCCCCAACGCCTTGAGCAAGGATGAGGTGGCGGATTTCCGCCGCCTCATGGACGAGAACGCGTGGGAAGACGGCCGCTCGACCGCCGGCGCCCAATCGGCGATGGTGAAAAGCAACGAGCAGCTGCCGCCCGACAGCGAGGTCGCGCGCAAGCTCGGCAGCCGCATCGTCTCGGCGCTGACCTCCAATCCGCGGTTCATCTCGGCGGCGATCCCGTTGCAGATCTTTCCGCCGCTGTTCAACCGCTATCGCGCCGCCGACGGACATCACTTCGGCATCCATGTCGATAACGCCGTGCGTGGCGATCGCCTGACAGGTTTGCGCATCCGTACCGATTTGTCGGTGACGCTGTTTCTGTCGGAGCCCGACGAATATGACGGCGGCGAACTGGTGGTGGAGGACCTTTACGGCTCGCACGAGGTCAAGCTGCCGGCCGGCGATCTCGTGGTCTATCCGGCGTCCAGCCTTCACATGGTGACGCCGGTCACGCGCGGCATGCGCGTCGCCTCGTTCTTCTGGCTGCAAAGCATGATCCGCGACGCCCATGCGCGAAGCCTGATCTTCGACCTCGACGTCTCGATCCAGGCGCTGGTGGAGCGGTTGGGGCGCGACGATCCGGAGACGGTCAGGCTGACCGGCATCTACCACAACCTGATTCGCGTCTGGGCGGAGGTTTGA
- a CDS encoding malonyl-CoA decarboxylase encodes MANAFFSDLLATISERGRTLLQRGKLDDGKGDADGLIELCEALLSGRGEASGTAMASEVLDRYRDLDADQRRAFFSALSQKFGPDRDRVNKAIEAWMAEPGDGNGGALHFASEPRRQELIRRLNRAPGGTADLVEMRADLLDLMNGDKKAGDKNLASLDRDVVHLLGSWFNRGFLVLRRIDWSTPANILEKIIRYEAVHEIGGWNDLRRRIDPVDRRCYAFFHPALVDEPLIFVEVALTEEIPNAIAPLLAEDREPVAVERARTAVFYSISNTQRGLGGISFGNFLIKQVVEELRRELPKLENFVTLSPVPGFMKWLKTTPYLPVTEDERPVLKHLDEPDWWKNPELEGQLRPIIESLAAYYFLKARTPKGRLIDSVARFHLGNGARLERINWLGDVSPKGLRESASVMVNYLYRLDDIEKNHEAYANDGTVVASSAVRKQLKGEGRRLLDIVALPKQA; translated from the coding sequence ATGGCCAACGCCTTCTTCAGCGACCTGCTGGCAACCATTTCGGAGCGCGGGCGCACCCTGCTCCAGCGCGGCAAACTGGACGACGGCAAAGGTGACGCCGACGGCCTGATCGAACTCTGCGAGGCGCTGTTGTCGGGCCGCGGCGAAGCCTCCGGCACCGCGATGGCGAGCGAGGTTCTCGATCGCTATCGCGATCTCGACGCCGATCAGCGGCGTGCCTTCTTCAGTGCCCTGTCACAGAAATTCGGCCCCGACCGGGACAGGGTGAACAAGGCCATCGAAGCCTGGATGGCCGAACCCGGTGACGGCAATGGCGGCGCGCTGCACTTTGCCTCCGAGCCGAGGCGGCAGGAGCTGATCCGGCGGCTGAACCGCGCCCCCGGCGGCACGGCAGATCTCGTCGAGATGCGCGCCGATCTGCTCGATCTGATGAACGGCGACAAAAAGGCCGGCGACAAGAATCTCGCCTCACTCGACCGCGACGTGGTGCATCTGCTCGGGTCCTGGTTCAACAGGGGATTCCTCGTGCTGCGCAGAATCGACTGGTCGACGCCGGCCAACATCCTGGAAAAGATCATCCGCTATGAGGCGGTGCACGAAATCGGCGGCTGGAACGATCTGCGACGCCGCATCGATCCCGTCGACCGGCGCTGCTACGCCTTCTTTCACCCGGCCCTCGTCGATGAGCCGCTGATTTTCGTCGAGGTGGCGCTCACGGAAGAAATCCCGAACGCGATCGCTCCCCTGCTCGCGGAGGACCGCGAGCCGGTAGCCGTCGAACGCGCCCGCACCGCGGTATTCTATTCGATTTCCAACACCCAGCGCGGTCTCGGCGGCATTTCCTTCGGCAACTTCCTGATCAAGCAGGTGGTCGAAGAACTGCGCCGCGAATTGCCGAAGCTTGAAAACTTCGTGACGCTGTCGCCGGTGCCGGGCTTCATGAAATGGCTGAAGACGACGCCGTATCTTCCCGTCACCGAGGACGAGCGCCCTGTTCTCAAGCATCTCGACGAGCCCGACTGGTGGAAGAATCCCGAGCTCGAAGGCCAGCTCCGTCCCATCATCGAGTCTTTGGCGGCGTACTATTTCCTGAAAGCCCGCACGCCCAAGGGACGCCTGATCGATTCGGTCGCGCGTTTCCATCTCGGCAACGGCGCGCGGCTGGAGCGGATCAACTGGCTCGGCGACGTCTCGCCCAAGGGCTTGCGCGAATCCGCCAGCGTCATGGTCAACTATCTCTATCGCCTCGACGACATCGAGAAGAACCACGAGGCCTATGCCAATGACGGAACCGTGGTGGCGTCGAGCGCCGTGAGGAAACAGCTCAAGGGCGAAGGCCGCCGGCTGCTCGATATCGTTGCCCTGCCCAAGCAGGCGTAA